A genomic region of uncultured Roseibium sp. contains the following coding sequences:
- a CDS encoding YceI family protein has product MIRTLAGTAAIALAATPALAEPHRYELDPTHTTIAFLVDHIGYADTLGVFLDFEGGFTYDMDTQELTDVEITVKTASVQSFNEARDNHVRNKDFLDVEQFPVMTFTADSGTPASDTTGTVTGNLTLLGKTQPLTLDVTLKKAADYPFGHKRFTLGISAKGTVQRSAYGMTYAVDNGFVGDDVQLIIETEAMRVDG; this is encoded by the coding sequence ATGATCCGAACCCTTGCAGGCACTGCTGCCATCGCTCTTGCCGCCACACCCGCCTTGGCCGAGCCGCACCGGTATGAACTCGACCCCACCCACACGACGATCGCATTCCTGGTTGATCACATAGGCTATGCGGACACGCTCGGTGTGTTTCTCGATTTCGAGGGCGGCTTCACCTATGACATGGATACGCAGGAACTCACCGACGTCGAGATCACGGTAAAGACCGCCAGCGTCCAGTCCTTCAACGAAGCCAGGGACAATCACGTCCGCAACAAGGATTTTCTGGACGTTGAACAGTTCCCCGTGATGACATTCACTGCCGACAGCGGAACGCCGGCGAGCGACACGACCGGCACCGTGACGGGCAACCTAACGCTTCTGGGCAAAACGCAGCCCCTGACACTTGATGTCACGCTGAAAAAAGCTGCAGATTATCCCTTCGGCCACAAGCGGTTCACGCTCGGGATCAGCGCGAAAGGCACGGTCCAGCGCAGCGCCTACGGCATGACCTATGCCGTCGACAACGGTTTTGTCGGTGACGACGTTCAGTTGATCATCGAGACGGAGGCCATGCGCGTCGACGGCTAA
- a CDS encoding EF-hand domain-containing protein gives MKPFKKIAITALAASVAGTALTAGLPAFAQSGDAAGNGGQQIKQVQSEQVAHKGERGKWGRGHGRGGHKQRAERMFERFDVNKDGVITEAEIAEVRTTDFTAADADGNGEISLEEFKAQFLDRSGDRMVRAFQFLDTDGDGTVTQEEVDVVANRMFNRLDRDGNGTVERVRGQRNQAAAENGGRQQRAERGERGERGERGERRGRGGHGRMFMALFDTDGSGSVTREDFDARQAELFALADTNSSGSFTLEDFGPLWLAVNENRIVDMFQRADEDGSLGITQEEAGKRLDNLMKRADRNKDGVITKADFKGGKKGGKGKKHRG, from the coding sequence ATGAAACCGTTCAAGAAAATTGCAATCACCGCTTTGGCTGCGAGCGTCGCGGGAACCGCGCTGACGGCCGGCCTGCCCGCATTCGCACAAAGCGGCGATGCGGCAGGGAACGGGGGGCAACAGATCAAGCAGGTGCAGAGCGAACAGGTCGCGCACAAGGGTGAACGCGGCAAATGGGGCCGCGGCCACGGTCGCGGCGGCCACAAGCAGCGCGCCGAACGCATGTTCGAACGTTTTGACGTGAACAAGGACGGTGTGATCACCGAAGCCGAGATCGCGGAAGTCCGGACAACAGATTTCACCGCGGCGGATGCCGACGGAAACGGCGAGATCAGTCTTGAGGAATTCAAGGCCCAGTTCCTGGACCGCTCCGGTGACCGGATGGTCCGCGCATTCCAGTTCCTGGATACAGACGGTGACGGCACCGTGACCCAGGAAGAGGTCGACGTGGTCGCAAACCGGATGTTCAACAGGCTCGACCGCGACGGCAACGGGACCGTTGAACGTGTTCGCGGCCAGCGCAACCAGGCAGCCGCAGAAAACGGCGGACGCCAACAGCGTGCCGAACGCGGCGAACGCGGCGAACGTGGCGAGCGCGGTGAGCGGCGCGGCCGTGGCGGCCATGGCCGCATGTTCATGGCGCTGTTCGACACCGACGGCAGCGGCTCCGTGACCCGGGAAGACTTCGACGCACGGCAGGCCGAACTGTTCGCCCTGGCTGACACGAATTCCAGCGGTTCGTTCACGCTTGAGGATTTCGGTCCGTTGTGGCTGGCCGTCAACGAGAACCGGATTGTCGACATGTTCCAGCGTGCCGATGAAGACGGCAGCCTCGGCATCACCCAGGAAGAAGCCGGAAAACGCCTCGACAACCTGATGAAGCGCGCAGACCGGAACAAGGACGGTGTGATCACCAAGGCCGATTTCAAGGGTGGCAAGAAAGGCGGCAAGGGCAAGAAGCACCGCGGCTGA
- a CDS encoding response regulator → MSDPSPHILVVDDHRDIRETLARYLVKNGLRATAAESAAHARKALKAASIDLVVLDIMMPGEDGLSLCRHLVETGSMPVILLTAMADDTDRVIGLEIGADDYVTKPFNPRELLARIRAVLRRTSLVPKERDPIEQEMLHFDGWALNVSRRELADPEGNAVPLSSGEFQLLCAFLKRPKMVLNRDQLLDLTTGRTPGVFDRSIDNQVSRLRRKIEADPKDPRMIKTVWGGGYMFTAEVRDQME, encoded by the coding sequence GTGAGCGACCCCAGTCCGCATATCCTCGTGGTGGACGATCACCGCGACATCAGAGAGACGCTGGCCCGCTATCTGGTCAAGAACGGACTGCGGGCGACAGCCGCCGAAAGCGCCGCCCATGCCCGAAAGGCCCTCAAGGCCGCGTCGATCGACCTTGTCGTGCTCGACATCATGATGCCGGGCGAAGACGGCCTGTCACTGTGCCGCCATCTGGTCGAAACAGGTTCGATGCCCGTCATCCTCCTGACGGCGATGGCCGACGACACCGACCGCGTCATCGGCCTGGAAATCGGCGCCGACGACTACGTGACCAAGCCCTTTAATCCGCGCGAACTGCTGGCCAGGATCCGGGCCGTGCTCAGACGCACGTCCCTCGTTCCCAAGGAGCGTGATCCGATCGAACAGGAGATGCTTCATTTCGACGGCTGGGCGCTGAACGTCTCCAGGCGCGAACTCGCGGACCCGGAGGGAAATGCAGTGCCGCTTTCCAGCGGTGAGTTCCAGCTGCTGTGCGCGTTTCTGAAGCGTCCCAAGATGGTTCTCAATCGCGACCAGCTGCTTGATCTGACGACCGGCAGGACACCGGGTGTGTTCGACCGGTCCATCGACAATCAGGTGTCACGGCTGCGGCGCAAGATCGAGGCTGACCCCAAGGATCCCAGGATGATCAAGACCGTCTGGGGCGGCGGCTACATGTTCACTGCCGAGGTCAGAGACCAGATGGAATGA
- a CDS encoding ATP-binding protein, with protein MNLPASLNRIMHALWPKSLASQLILLLLAAIFAAQALSILIFHDERRIALVAAARDNLLARSVSVAELLEDTPAGLQDRILEASSSRFAVFWLGDTPLAPAPGTSGFEKRLQGYLSSRLHHGQAIHLNILADEKRGPKARRDRDGDQDAASWRSVPKRERPHNLRKIMNKPEDLSLSIQMTDGRWLNVATSYRPPPGAYIPLLVQLGITSVLTVLIIGFAVRRVTKPLKTLSASAEKFGRGEELEPLDQSGPREVRALTSSFNDMQDRLSRFVKDRTRMLAAISHDLRTPITSLRIRAEFIDDDENREKMIETLDEMAAMTEATLRFARDEAHVEGAEETDLGAMLESLAGDQQDLGHACSVTLEQPIMLSCRPVALKRALRNLIENGIRYGGGVSIAARIRDGEVIIRVSDTGPGIPEDRLKDVFEPFVRLEESRSEETGGIGLGLAISRSIIHAHGGTVTLQNGRDEGLIAEVRLPTR; from the coding sequence ATGAACTTGCCAGCCTCCCTCAACAGGATAATGCATGCGCTGTGGCCGAAGTCCCTGGCCTCGCAGCTGATTCTGCTGCTGCTCGCCGCAATCTTCGCGGCGCAGGCGCTGAGCATCCTGATCTTCCACGACGAACGCCGCATTGCACTGGTCGCCGCGGCAAGAGACAACCTGCTTGCCCGGTCCGTATCGGTCGCCGAATTGCTGGAAGACACCCCGGCCGGTTTGCAGGATCGCATTCTGGAAGCCAGCAGCAGCCGCTTTGCGGTCTTCTGGCTCGGCGATACCCCGCTTGCCCCTGCCCCCGGCACCTCCGGTTTCGAAAAGCGCCTGCAAGGATACCTGTCGAGCCGCCTGCATCATGGTCAGGCGATACATCTGAACATTCTCGCCGACGAAAAGCGGGGCCCCAAGGCCAGGCGGGACCGGGACGGCGATCAGGACGCGGCGAGTTGGCGGTCCGTTCCCAAGCGGGAGCGTCCCCACAACCTGCGCAAGATCATGAACAAGCCGGAAGACCTGTCGCTCTCCATCCAGATGACCGATGGACGCTGGCTGAATGTCGCAACGAGCTACCGCCCGCCCCCGGGCGCCTACATCCCCCTGCTGGTTCAGCTCGGGATCACTTCCGTCCTGACGGTGCTGATCATCGGCTTCGCGGTGCGCAGGGTCACGAAGCCGCTCAAGACCCTGTCGGCGTCCGCCGAGAAATTCGGCCGCGGCGAGGAACTGGAACCGCTCGATCAAAGCGGCCCGCGCGAAGTCCGTGCGCTGACGTCTTCCTTTAACGACATGCAGGACAGGCTGTCCCGTTTCGTCAAGGACCGCACGCGCATGCTGGCCGCGATCAGCCATGACCTGAGAACACCGATCACCTCGCTCCGGATCCGGGCCGAATTCATCGACGACGACGAAAACCGCGAGAAGATGATCGAAACACTCGACGAAATGGCTGCGATGACCGAGGCGACGCTCCGCTTTGCAAGGGATGAAGCCCATGTCGAAGGTGCGGAGGAAACGGATCTCGGCGCGATGCTGGAGAGCCTTGCGGGCGACCAGCAGGATCTTGGCCATGCCTGCAGCGTGACGCTCGAACAACCGATCATGCTCAGTTGCCGGCCCGTCGCCCTGAAGCGGGCTCTGCGCAACCTGATCGAGAACGGCATTCGCTACGGCGGCGGGGTCTCCATAGCTGCGCGTATCCGGGACGGCGAAGTCATCATCCGGGTTTCCGACACCGGCCCCGGCATCCCCGAGGACCGGCTGAAGGACGTGTTCGAACCTTTTGTGCGGCTCGAGGAATCCCGCAGCGAGGAAACCGGCGGCATCGGCCTCGGCCTCGCGATTTCGCGCTCCATCATTCACGCGCACGGGGGCACGGTCACCCTGCAGAACGGCCGGGATGAAGGGCTCATCGCCGAGGTAAGGCTGCCGACGCGGTGA